The following coding sequences lie in one Mucilaginibacter sp. KACC 22773 genomic window:
- the lpxK gene encoding tetraacyldisaccharide 4'-kinase, protein MKLLRWLLFPFSLIYGLVVTIRNWCYDAGVFKSTGFNRPVIVVGNLDAGGAGKSPMTEYLIRLFQDEKPTILSRGYGRKTKGFLLAGDNPQASVIGDEPAQFKHKFPKVTVAVCEKRVAGIQQLKDKYSLVILDDAYQHRALKPGFSILLFDYNRLNQPRLVLPTGNLREPFSGRERADVIVISKCPPTLADAEMAIIKKHIKPLPHQQLFFTSINYLALQNMNGATVYQNIDEQTAVFVLTGIANPAPLLSHLKNHTSIVNHHKYPDHHQFSLKNISKLADDFFACTSQKKLIITTEKDAQRLGEQELQPAIKKLPILVLPIGISFLNNGKQQFDNLVTKYVRQY, encoded by the coding sequence ATGAAACTCCTCCGTTGGCTTCTATTCCCATTTTCGCTCATTTACGGCCTGGTTGTTACTATTCGTAACTGGTGCTATGATGCCGGGGTATTTAAAAGTACCGGTTTTAACCGCCCGGTTATTGTGGTGGGCAACCTTGATGCAGGCGGCGCAGGCAAAAGCCCCATGACGGAATACCTGATCCGGTTGTTTCAGGATGAAAAACCGACCATACTTAGCCGCGGGTACGGCCGTAAAACTAAAGGCTTTTTGCTGGCAGGCGATAACCCGCAAGCATCGGTTATAGGCGATGAGCCGGCCCAGTTTAAACATAAATTCCCGAAGGTTACCGTTGCGGTTTGCGAAAAACGGGTAGCGGGTATACAGCAGTTAAAAGATAAATACAGCCTGGTAATTTTAGATGACGCCTACCAGCACCGGGCGCTTAAACCCGGCTTTAGCATTTTGTTGTTTGATTATAACCGCCTTAACCAACCGCGACTGGTATTACCTACGGGTAACCTACGCGAACCGTTTAGTGGCCGCGAGAGGGCCGATGTTATTGTCATCAGCAAATGCCCGCCAACATTGGCAGATGCAGAAATGGCTATCATAAAAAAGCACATTAAGCCCCTGCCCCATCAGCAGCTATTTTTTACCTCCATAAACTACCTGGCCCTGCAAAATATGAATGGAGCTACTGTATATCAAAACATTGATGAGCAAACCGCCGTGTTTGTGCTTACGGGTATTGCCAATCCGGCGCCTTTGTTATCGCATTTAAAAAACCATACATCTATCGTCAATCACCATAAATATCCCGATCATCACCAGTTTAGCTTAAAAAATATCAGTAAACTTGCCGATGATTTTTTTGCCTGCACATCACAAAAAAAATTGATCATCACAACAGAAAAGGATGCGCAGCGTTTAGGGGAACAGGAATTGCAGCCGGCCATCAAAAAACTGCCCATTTTGGTACTGCCAATCGGTATTAGTTTTTTAAATAACGGCAAACAGCAGTTTGATAATTTAGTAACCAAATATGTTAGACAATATTGA
- a CDS encoding DUF433 domain-containing protein has protein sequence MPVHECRSSHLFDHLKAGISLEDFLDEFPSVKKEQAMFLIDKRQQLNFL, from the coding sequence TTGCCGGTACACGAGTGCCGGTCGAGTCACCTTTTTGATCATTTAAAAGCAGGGATTTCTCTTGAGGATTTTTTAGACGAATTCCCTTCGGTTAAAAAAGAGCAGGCAATGTTTTTGATTGATAAACGACAGCAATTAAATTTCCTATAA
- a CDS encoding DUF433 domain-containing protein has protein sequence MDIQKVVNIDQDILSGRPVFAGTRVPVESPF, from the coding sequence ATGGATATTCAAAAGGTTGTCAATATAGATCAGGATATTTTAAGCGGAAGACCGGTATTTGCCGGTACACGAGTGCCGGTCGAGTCACCTTTTTGA
- a CDS encoding serine hydrolase, which produces MKLKLLTPFLLLTTATFAQTDKKLTVQLQDAVKGFHGQAGIYVQNLKTGKTAAINADTLFPTASMIKVSIQCGLMDKIEKGELHYNQKLVYRDSLLYAGEDLLGSFKDKDTVQLSKVAMLMITMSDNTASLWLQKLVGGNYINNWLQQNGFKVMRVNSRVAGREAIRKIYGWGVSTPYEMCRLFTMIRKGEAVSPAASERMYRNMGRIYWDEHALAQIPPYVHTISKQGAVDESRSETVLVNAPHGDYVFSIITNHNTDQSWGTSNEAGLLIKKISALLWHYFEPASDWKPVEGVDKFMLNE; this is translated from the coding sequence ATGAAACTCAAACTTCTCACCCCCTTTTTACTCCTCACCACCGCCACCTTCGCCCAAACCGATAAAAAACTAACTGTGCAGTTACAGGATGCCGTTAAAGGTTTTCATGGCCAGGCAGGTATTTATGTACAAAACCTTAAAACGGGTAAAACCGCTGCTATTAATGCCGATACACTGTTCCCTACAGCCAGTATGATTAAGGTGAGCATTCAGTGCGGACTGATGGACAAGATAGAGAAGGGCGAGCTGCATTATAACCAAAAGCTGGTTTACCGCGACTCGCTTTTATATGCCGGAGAGGATCTTTTAGGCTCGTTCAAAGATAAGGATACGGTGCAGTTGAGTAAAGTGGCCATGCTGATGATAACCATGAGCGATAATACCGCAAGCCTGTGGCTGCAAAAACTGGTTGGCGGCAATTATATTAACAACTGGCTGCAACAAAATGGTTTTAAAGTAATGCGTGTAAACTCGCGTGTGGCCGGCCGCGAGGCTATCCGCAAAATTTATGGCTGGGGCGTTAGCACACCCTATGAAATGTGCCGCCTGTTTACCATGATCAGAAAAGGCGAAGCTGTAAGTCCCGCCGCCAGCGAAAGGATGTACCGTAACATGGGCCGTATTTACTGGGACGAGCACGCGCTGGCTCAAATTCCGCCATATGTGCATACCATATCCAAGCAAGGTGCGGTTGACGAGTCGCGGTCAGAAACTGTGCTGGTAAATGCGCCCCATGGCGATTATGTATTCTCGATCATCACCAACCATAATACCGACCAAAGCTGGGGAACAAGTAATGAAGCAGGCTTGCTCATCAAAAAAATATCGGCCCTGCTATGGCATTATTTTGAACCTGCCAGCGACTGGAAACCCGTCGAAGGTGTAGATAAATTTATGCTGAATGAATAG
- a CDS encoding TonB-dependent receptor, with protein MKKTLTLFVLLILSIIVKAQTIANLSGTITDEKSQGIAGATVYLLNTNYRAVADKDGKFSLKDIASGSYILRISAVGYAAKSQSIVLSGTMRPISIQLKDASNQLDEVTVTAQKYEEDAQKVPFSVTTLSARQIKDYRLWDLKDLTAIAPNLNSASSGDGRNVSGIRGIVTTSYDPAVATYVDGVNQYGLDTYIPQLLDVDRIEVLRGPQGTLYGRNATGGVINIITKQPSNTVSGFAGLDFGNYGQQRFTLGIKAPLIKDKLFLGVAGVYSGFNGFYTNTFDNSHFDKQHFFLGNYYLKFLATSKLALTLNVKNFNNRNNGAFTLAGSPDDALSKPYQVDQNATTKMIDNTFHASLAINYSGSDFNFTSQSSYQVNNRYYTKPIDGDFSPIDAVSVVNNYGGDWNKVRTGIQEFRFTSPASSTSKLKWTAGAYGFYHYAPNKQGTYFGADAAAVGSPITNFTSINTNIDRNFGVAVYGQVTYVVSPQFDITAGLRYDHEHKKESVKGEFQPDGGDAMVTRSDTSSSANFKAFSPKLNLAYHLSANNNLYATYSRGFRAGGITELGSDPSSPPLYTFKPEYSNNYEVGSKNNFFDNKLRANLALFYTRVTDAQVPTLILPDAITVTKNAGKLSSKGVEVELSTTPIKGLEIENNFGYTHARYTDLAVGSNGEIVDLKGNKQIYTPKFTNMLALQYGYALGGPQKARLIARGEWRYLGDQYFDLANTIEQKGYSKFNAKIGIDTKNYSLFLWESNIGNKKAIDYAYDFGATHLGNPRVYGVSVAANF; from the coding sequence ATGAAAAAAACACTTACTTTATTTGTATTGCTTATACTTAGTATTATAGTAAAAGCACAAACTATTGCCAACTTATCGGGCACTATAACCGACGAAAAAAGCCAGGGTATTGCCGGCGCTACTGTTTATCTGCTGAATACCAATTACCGTGCTGTTGCCGATAAGGACGGGAAATTCTCATTAAAAGATATTGCATCCGGGAGCTATATTTTGCGCATCAGCGCCGTTGGTTATGCTGCAAAAAGCCAATCGATTGTTTTAAGCGGCACTATGCGCCCAATAAGTATTCAATTGAAAGATGCCAGTAACCAACTGGATGAAGTTACCGTAACGGCTCAAAAATACGAGGAGGATGCCCAAAAAGTGCCTTTCAGTGTTACAACCTTATCGGCCAGGCAAATAAAAGATTACCGGCTTTGGGATTTGAAAGATTTGACAGCTATTGCCCCTAACTTAAACTCGGCCAGCTCCGGCGATGGCCGCAATGTCAGTGGTATTAGGGGTATAGTTACCACATCCTATGATCCTGCTGTAGCTACTTATGTTGATGGCGTAAACCAATACGGCCTGGATACTTACATCCCACAGTTGCTTGATGTAGATAGGATAGAGGTGCTGCGCGGTCCGCAGGGCACACTATACGGCCGTAATGCTACAGGCGGTGTTATCAATATCATTACCAAACAGCCATCAAACACGGTAAGCGGTTTTGCCGGGCTCGATTTTGGCAACTACGGCCAGCAGCGTTTTACCCTGGGTATAAAAGCACCGTTGATAAAAGATAAATTATTTTTAGGTGTGGCCGGTGTTTACTCGGGCTTTAATGGTTTTTATACCAATACGTTTGATAACAGCCATTTTGATAAACAACACTTCTTTTTAGGAAATTACTACCTTAAATTCCTGGCTACATCAAAACTGGCTTTAACGCTTAATGTTAAAAACTTTAACAACCGCAATAACGGTGCCTTTACGTTGGCCGGTTCGCCGGATGATGCTTTGAGTAAGCCTTACCAGGTAGATCAAAACGCCACTACCAAAATGATTGATAATACCTTCCACGCTTCATTAGCCATCAATTATTCGGGCAGCGATTTTAACTTTACCTCGCAGTCATCCTACCAGGTAAATAACCGTTATTATACCAAACCTATTGATGGTGATTTTTCGCCTATCGACGCGGTATCCGTTGTAAATAATTACGGTGGCGACTGGAATAAAGTACGTACAGGTATCCAGGAGTTTAGGTTTACTTCGCCTGCATCCTCAACCTCTAAATTAAAATGGACCGCCGGCGCTTATGGTTTTTATCATTACGCCCCAAACAAACAGGGAACTTATTTTGGCGCTGACGCGGCAGCGGTTGGCTCGCCAATAACCAACTTTACCAGTATCAATACCAATATCGACAGAAATTTTGGCGTGGCAGTTTATGGCCAGGTAACCTATGTTGTTAGTCCGCAATTTGATATTACAGCCGGGTTGCGTTATGATCATGAACATAAAAAAGAAAGTGTAAAAGGCGAGTTTCAGCCTGATGGCGGCGATGCTATGGTTACCCGCTCGGATACTTCTTCCTCGGCCAATTTTAAAGCCTTTTCACCAAAACTTAACCTGGCTTACCATCTTTCGGCCAATAATAATCTGTATGCAACTTATAGTCGTGGTTTTAGGGCCGGTGGTATCACCGAACTGGGATCAGACCCGTCATCGCCACCACTATACACTTTTAAGCCCGAGTACAGTAACAACTATGAGGTTGGATCAAAAAATAATTTTTTTGATAATAAATTGCGTGCCAACTTGGCTTTGTTTTACACCCGTGTTACCGACGCACAGGTGCCAACTTTAATATTGCCCGATGCTATTACCGTAACCAAAAATGCAGGCAAGCTGAGCAGTAAAGGTGTTGAAGTGGAGCTGAGCACTACACCAATAAAAGGCCTGGAAATTGAAAATAACTTTGGCTATACCCATGCCCGCTATACCGACCTGGCGGTTGGCAGCAACGGAGAAATAGTCGATTTAAAAGGCAACAAGCAAATTTATACACCTAAATTTACCAATATGCTGGCCCTGCAATACGGTTACGCACTGGGCGGCCCTCAAAAAGCAAGATTAATAGCCCGTGGCGAGTGGCGCTACCTTGGCGACCAGTATTTTGACCTTGCTAACACCATTGAGCAAAAAGGCTACAGTAAATTCAATGCCAAAATTGGCATCGATACTAAAAACTATAGCCTGTTTTTATGGGAGAGCAACATAGGTAACAAAAAAGCTATTGATTACGCATACGATTTTGGCGCTACCCACTTAGGTAACCCAAGGGTTTACGGTGTATCAGTAGCCGCTAATTTTTAA
- a CDS encoding DUF5131 family protein, whose translation MSNSGIEWTEMTWNPVTGCNKISPGCKNCYAEAMSKRLKSMGIDKYKDGFKLRTHPETLSIPFTWKKSKVVFVNSMSDLFHDDVPFEFISAVFSVMNNTPQHIYQVLTKRSERLLELSHKLKWTDNIWMGVSVENDDYTFRVEHLSKTAAKTKFLSIEPLIGPVKSLILNGIDWVIVGGESGHKARPLQKKWIDFVKVKCEEENVAFFFKQWGKPKFNVNPSDPTIDVNHPKHAKGGCELDGEIYREMPHKAA comes from the coding sequence ATGAGTAACTCAGGAATTGAATGGACAGAAATGACCTGGAATCCAGTTACAGGATGTAACAAAATCAGTCCGGGCTGTAAAAATTGCTATGCAGAGGCTATGTCCAAACGTTTAAAGTCAATGGGCATAGACAAATATAAAGATGGATTTAAGTTGAGAACTCACCCGGAAACTTTATCAATACCATTTACATGGAAAAAGTCTAAGGTGGTCTTTGTTAATTCTATGAGTGACCTATTTCATGATGATGTTCCATTCGAATTTATAAGCGCTGTTTTTTCTGTAATGAATAATACACCGCAGCATATTTATCAGGTGTTAACCAAAAGGTCAGAAAGGCTATTGGAGTTATCTCATAAACTAAAATGGACCGATAATATTTGGATGGGGGTATCGGTTGAAAATGATGACTATACTTTTAGAGTAGAACACTTGTCAAAAACCGCTGCAAAAACAAAATTTTTATCGATAGAACCTTTGATTGGCCCTGTAAAATCGTTGATTCTCAATGGAATTGATTGGGTTATAGTAGGTGGCGAATCAGGTCATAAAGCAAGACCTTTACAAAAAAAATGGATTGATTTTGTAAAAGTGAAATGCGAAGAAGAAAATGTTGCTTTCTTTTTTAAACAATGGGGAAAACCTAAATTCAATGTAAATCCCAGTGATCCAACAATTGACGTGAACCACCCAAAGCATGCTAAGGGTGGTTGTGAGTTGGATGGTGAGATCTACAGAGAAATGCCGCACAAAGCGGCCTGA
- the tcmP gene encoding three-Cys-motif partner protein TcmP, whose translation MPGKDLFRKPFDEGTLAKLNVFRDYLKEWLPVFVSKKEPIWTTIQIFDFFAGQGKDMNNISGSPLIALEIVQSLEKFIKERNVQVILHFNELDNDNYTFLEEALKGIEGQFIIKKYKEDFSTLFLSLYDSMKTSANFLFLDQNGIKQITKDIFNKIISLKQTDFLFYISSSYFKRFATTPEFQKYFSFDVAEVQQINYYHIHRNVLQHYKSLIHQNKRYYLAPFSIKKGSNIYGLIFGTNHTLGIEKFLTIAWKNDKLRGEANYDIDSEHIDLKTPSLFEQYNKPSKRQIFEKNLTESIISKQLEFKHSVYLYTLNEGFLFKDANAVLNRLKSNNKIKFDFELITSNLHKDEINKKIIVL comes from the coding sequence ATGCCCGGAAAAGACCTATTTAGAAAACCATTCGATGAAGGAACTTTAGCGAAACTTAATGTATTTAGAGACTACCTTAAAGAGTGGCTACCTGTATTTGTATCAAAAAAGGAACCAATTTGGACAACCATTCAGATTTTTGATTTTTTTGCAGGTCAAGGAAAAGACATGAATAACATAAGTGGCAGTCCACTAATTGCTTTAGAAATAGTCCAATCGCTTGAAAAGTTTATAAAAGAGAGAAATGTACAGGTCATTTTGCATTTTAACGAACTCGATAACGACAACTACACTTTTTTAGAAGAGGCGTTAAAAGGCATAGAGGGTCAATTTATTATTAAGAAATACAAAGAAGATTTTAGTACGTTATTTTTATCTCTATATGATTCTATGAAAACATCTGCGAATTTTTTGTTTCTTGATCAAAATGGAATTAAACAAATAACGAAAGATATTTTCAACAAGATCATTTCTTTGAAGCAGACCGATTTCTTGTTCTATATATCTTCCTCATATTTTAAAAGATTCGCTACGACGCCTGAGTTTCAAAAATATTTTTCTTTTGATGTGGCAGAAGTTCAACAAATCAACTATTACCATATCCACAGAAATGTTCTTCAACATTATAAATCATTAATCCACCAAAATAAACGATATTATCTCGCCCCGTTTTCAATCAAAAAAGGATCAAATATTTACGGGTTAATTTTTGGCACGAATCATACTTTAGGAATTGAAAAGTTCTTAACCATCGCTTGGAAAAATGACAAACTTCGGGGAGAAGCTAATTACGATATAGATAGTGAGCATATCGATCTAAAAACACCTTCTTTATTTGAACAGTATAATAAACCAAGTAAAAGACAGATATTTGAAAAAAATCTTACTGAGAGTATCATTTCAAAGCAATTAGAGTTTAAACATTCAGTTTATCTATATACTTTGAATGAAGGTTTCTTATTTAAAGATGCAAACGCCGTGTTAAACAGATTGAAATCAAATAATAAAATAAAATTTGATTTTGAATTGATTACCTCCAACTTGCATAAAGACGAAATCAATAAAAAAATAATTGTACTATGA
- a CDS encoding SH3 domain-containing protein, which translates to MKKLIAIIVVSALFVSINIKAVAQANTTAKSLKVWLLAGVNLKSNPDDKSKTIATIPYGTIVKPVKSAGEAKALTVDFNTTALKEPYQLNGKWIKAEFNGKKGFLFNGYLSAMPALEMDDHGFVETEDAYLKRNYGVLKIAKRIPKKGTKETSIYYKNGAVTTETYFDGCADHKLLLKNISLDEAMLFEKVLHKNADAAQNIKVEQQQAGVIKISSYDCD; encoded by the coding sequence ATGAAAAAACTTATCGCAATTATAGTAGTTTCTGCGCTATTCGTGAGTATCAACATTAAAGCTGTGGCACAGGCAAATACCACGGCCAAATCGCTAAAAGTATGGTTGCTGGCTGGGGTAAACTTGAAAAGCAATCCCGACGACAAGAGCAAAACCATTGCAACCATTCCTTACGGAACCATTGTAAAGCCTGTTAAATCAGCGGGAGAAGCTAAGGCCTTAACGGTCGATTTTAACACCACAGCTTTAAAAGAACCCTACCAACTGAATGGTAAGTGGATAAAGGCGGAGTTTAACGGTAAAAAAGGGTTCCTGTTTAATGGCTATCTGTCTGCTATGCCTGCGTTAGAAATGGATGATCACGGCTTTGTAGAAACGGAAGATGCATACCTTAAGCGTAACTACGGGGTTTTAAAAATTGCGAAAAGGATACCCAAAAAAGGAACCAAAGAAACAAGTATTTATTACAAAAACGGGGCCGTGACTACCGAGACCTATTTTGACGGCTGTGCCGACCACAAACTGCTTTTAAAGAACATTAGCCTGGATGAAGCGATGCTTTTTGAAAAGGTGTTACATAAAAATGCAGATGCTGCGCAAAACATTAAAGTTGAACAGCAGCAAGCAGGTGTGATAAAAATATCATCGTACGATTGTGACTGA
- a CDS encoding transglutaminase-like domain-containing protein — MIFKRLIAYACCMLFTLGAFALEGDSLVTITALKNEYQFKWNGQANRVEIKEKLSNTYVSNSYGVSYPVSEFYNDNTSIDAVTCKVDGHNLRSFKPTYTYYSQDDVFYSDAKICYFPMDMPKKGSIGTVTFEETLNDPRYFTSIYFSDAAIVQQGEVSLKIPRWMKVGIKEMNFNSFGIKKNTEYISGEDADVITYSFTNIPAMKREANSPGPTYIYPHLLVLCKSAAPGGKQITYFGSLADQYAWYRELVKNVAGDQAVISAKAKELTAGLTADIDKIKAIFYYVQDNIRYIAFEDGMAGFKPEKADEVLRKKYGDCKGMANLTKALLVSQGYDARLCWLGTKHIAYDYQTPSMAVDNHMICALNYKGKIYYLDATESYLSLNEYAERIQGRQVLMEDGDKYILNKIPYAPLSQNSTNQLSKLSVSGTSLVGKVNYTWKGEDKESILSGLNSIKHENTDKAMVKYLADDNNDYTINNLKLSSTANPDKDLTAAFDLEHKNAVNVFSKDYYINIDSQKELADFTFKPAVRKLDYWFAYKMNINSQTELDIPANYKAATIPADLNIVNPDYEFHISYTQLTNKLVYKKSLLIKNTSLPKTRFEQWNHDVELLGKAYNDTLILKPTN; from the coding sequence ATGATTTTTAAACGATTGATTGCGTACGCCTGCTGTATGCTGTTTACCCTGGGGGCGTTTGCTTTAGAAGGCGATTCGCTGGTAACTATAACCGCCTTAAAAAATGAGTACCAGTTTAAATGGAACGGCCAGGCCAATCGTGTAGAAATTAAGGAGAAACTGAGTAATACCTACGTGAGCAATAGTTACGGCGTAAGCTACCCGGTATCTGAATTTTATAACGATAACACCAGTATTGATGCCGTAACTTGCAAGGTTGATGGCCATAACTTGCGGTCGTTTAAGCCAACCTATACCTACTACAGCCAGGACGATGTTTTTTACTCGGATGCAAAAATTTGCTACTTCCCGATGGATATGCCCAAAAAAGGAAGCATCGGCACGGTTACTTTTGAAGAAACCCTGAATGACCCCAGGTATTTTACCTCCATCTATTTTTCGGATGCGGCAATAGTACAGCAGGGCGAGGTAAGCCTTAAAATTCCGCGCTGGATGAAGGTAGGTATTAAAGAAATGAACTTTAACTCCTTCGGGATAAAAAAAAACACCGAATACATCTCTGGCGAAGATGCCGATGTTATCACCTATTCGTTTACAAATATTCCGGCCATGAAACGCGAGGCCAACAGCCCCGGCCCAACCTATATTTACCCGCACCTGTTGGTGTTGTGTAAATCGGCGGCGCCGGGCGGCAAGCAGATCACCTATTTCGGCTCCCTTGCCGATCAGTATGCCTGGTACCGCGAGCTGGTTAAAAATGTGGCAGGCGATCAAGCCGTAATCAGCGCGAAGGCAAAGGAATTAACTGCCGGCCTTACTGCCGATATAGACAAGATAAAAGCCATATTTTATTATGTACAGGATAACATCAGGTATATTGCCTTTGAAGATGGCATGGCAGGCTTTAAGCCCGAGAAGGCCGACGAAGTGCTGCGCAAAAAATATGGCGATTGCAAGGGAATGGCCAATTTAACCAAGGCGCTGCTGGTATCGCAGGGTTATGATGCCCGACTGTGCTGGCTGGGTACCAAACACATTGCCTATGATTACCAAACCCCATCAATGGCAGTTGATAACCACATGATATGTGCCTTAAATTACAAAGGGAAAATATATTACCTTGATGCAACCGAAAGCTACCTTAGCCTTAATGAATATGCCGAACGCATACAGGGCCGGCAGGTTTTAATGGAAGACGGCGATAAATACATCCTGAATAAAATACCTTATGCCCCGCTCTCACAAAACTCAACCAACCAACTGAGCAAGCTGAGTGTAAGCGGCACCAGCCTGGTAGGCAAGGTAAATTATACCTGGAAGGGCGAGGATAAGGAAAGTATTTTAAGCGGCTTAAACAGCATTAAACACGAAAATACGGATAAGGCTATGGTGAAATACCTGGCCGATGATAATAACGATTACACCATTAACAACCTGAAGCTAAGCAGCACTGCCAACCCTGATAAGGATTTGACAGCCGCGTTTGACCTGGAGCATAAAAATGCGGTAAACGTGTTTAGTAAGGATTATTACATCAATATCGACAGCCAGAAGGAACTGGCCGATTTTACTTTTAAACCCGCCGTGCGCAAGCTTGATTATTGGTTTGCCTATAAAATGAACATCAACAGTCAAACCGAGCTGGATATTCCTGCCAACTACAAAGCCGCAACCATACCTGCCGATTTGAACATTGTGAACCCCGATTATGAGTTTCACATCAGCTACACCCAACTGACCAACAAACTGGTGTACAAAAAAAGCCTGCTTATTAAAAATACCAGCTTGCCCAAAACCCGGTTTGAGCAATGGAACCACGATGTGGAACTGCTGGGCAAGGCTTACAACGATACCCTGATCCTAAAACCTACAAACTGA
- a CDS encoding type II toxin-antitoxin system RelE/ParE family toxin, translating to MFEIELLLQAEDELSEAYDWYEEQLPALGKKFFKEIDYYLSRISKDPFHFPIKYKSELRAASLNKFPFLIIYWVDEIDHKIFITSIFHTSRRPKYS from the coding sequence GTGTTTGAAATTGAGTTGCTTTTACAGGCCGAAGACGAACTTTCTGAAGCCTACGATTGGTATGAAGAACAACTCCCTGCTTTAGGAAAGAAGTTTTTCAAAGAAATTGACTATTATTTATCCCGGATATCTAAAGACCCATTCCATTTCCCTATTAAATATAAATCGGAACTGCGGGCTGCATCTTTAAACAAGTTTCCATTTCTGATAATTTATTGGGTTGATGAAATCGACCATAAAATTTTCATAACTTCTATTTTCCATACAAGCAGAAGGCCTAAATATTCCTGA
- a CDS encoding addiction module protein: METLTIDIQNEQEKKVLLAFLDSLNYQYHTDDDYQLTDEQEKEMVKRKEDFLAGKTTSRPWSEIRRKYEGV, from the coding sequence ATGGAGACGCTAACAATTGACATTCAAAATGAACAGGAAAAAAAAGTACTCCTGGCTTTTTTAGATAGCTTAAACTATCAATATCATACCGACGATGATTACCAGTTAACTGATGAGCAGGAAAAAGAAATGGTTAAGCGTAAAGAAGATTTTTTAGCTGGTAAAACCACGTCCCGTCCGTGGAGCGAAATCAGGAGAAAGTACGAAGGTGTTTGA